One genomic window of Staphylococcus hsinchuensis includes the following:
- the putP gene encoding sodium/proline symporter PutP, translating into MFTLGATLSSQVNTNWQTYIMLTLYFVILLGIGYYAYKQSTGNVSEYMLGGRNIGPYVTALSAGASDMSGWMIMGLPGEVYSTGLSAAWLAIGLTIGAYINYIVVAPRLRVYTEKAGDAITLPDFFRNRLDDRSNIIKIISGGIIVVFFTLYTHSGMVSGGKLFDSAFGLDYHLGLILVSVIVILYTFFGGYLAVSITDFFQGVVMIIAMVMVPLVVMMQLSGLDTFSHAAELKPTNLDLFKGTTIVGIISFFAWGLGYFGQPHIIVRFMSIKSVKLLPTARRFGIGWMAISLLGAVAVGLVGISYVDERHVQLKDPETLFILMGQVLFHPLVGGFLLAAILAAIMSTISSQLLVTSSSLTEDFYKLIRGEDKAKEHEKEFLLVGRLSVIVVAIVSIMIAWSPNDTILNLVGNAWAGFGAAFGPLVLLSLYWKGLSRTGAVSGMISGAIVVILWITLAKPLGKVNDFFNLYEIVPGFLTSLIVTIVVSKFTKKPQIDVESDLREVKALVNNK; encoded by the coding sequence ATGTTTACATTGGGAGCGACTTTATCAAGTCAAGTTAATACAAACTGGCAAACATATATAATGCTGACACTGTATTTTGTTATTTTATTAGGTATTGGTTATTATGCTTATAAACAATCTACAGGGAATGTTAGTGAATATATGCTGGGAGGTAGAAATATCGGGCCTTACGTAACTGCATTGTCAGCTGGTGCTTCTGATATGAGTGGTTGGATGATCATGGGATTACCAGGAGAGGTCTATTCAACAGGTTTATCAGCAGCGTGGTTAGCAATCGGTTTAACGATTGGTGCATACATAAACTATATCGTTGTAGCGCCTAGGCTTCGTGTATATACAGAAAAAGCTGGAGACGCCATTACATTACCAGATTTCTTTAGAAACCGACTAGATGATCGATCTAACATTATCAAGATTATTTCTGGTGGTATTATTGTTGTATTCTTTACGCTATATACGCACTCAGGAATGGTATCTGGTGGTAAGTTATTTGATAGTGCCTTTGGTTTAGATTACCACCTTGGATTAATATTAGTATCTGTAATTGTTATATTGTATACATTTTTCGGCGGGTATTTAGCTGTATCTATCACTGATTTCTTCCAAGGGGTAGTAATGATTATCGCTATGGTCATGGTACCATTAGTTGTAATGATGCAACTAAGTGGGCTAGATACATTTTCACATGCAGCAGAATTAAAACCAACAAATTTAGATTTATTTAAGGGGACAACAATTGTTGGTATTATCTCATTCTTTGCATGGGGACTTGGATACTTTGGTCAACCGCATATTATCGTACGATTTATGTCTATTAAGTCAGTGAAACTATTACCAACGGCAAGAAGATTTGGTATCGGCTGGATGGCTATCAGTTTATTAGGTGCAGTTGCAGTTGGACTTGTAGGAATTTCATACGTAGATGAAAGACATGTGCAGTTGAAAGATCCAGAGACGCTATTTATTTTAATGGGACAAGTTTTATTCCATCCATTAGTAGGTGGATTCTTACTTGCAGCTATTTTAGCAGCGATTATGAGTACGATTTCTTCACAATTGTTGGTAACATCAAGTTCTTTAACAGAAGATTTTTATAAATTAATCCGTGGTGAAGATAAAGCTAAAGAACATGAAAAAGAGTTTTTATTAGTTGGTCGTTTATCAGTTATCGTAGTAGCCATTGTTTCAATTATGATTGCATGGTCACCAAATGATACAATCTTAAACTTAGTAGGTAATGCTTGGGCAGGATTTGGTGCAGCATTTGGACCACTCGTGTTGTTATCACTTTATTGGAAAGGCTTAAGTCGTACAGGTGCAGTAAGTGGTATGATTTCTGGTGCGATTGTTGTAATTCTTTGGATTACATTAGCCAAACCTTTAGGGAAAGTGAATGACTTCTTTAATTTATACGAAATTGTACCAGGTTTCTTAACAAGTTTAATCGTGACAATTGTCGTGAGTAAATTCACAAAAAAACCTCAAATCGATGTCGAAAGTGACTTGAGAGAAGTTAAAGCACTCGTGAACAATAAGTAA
- a CDS encoding fructose-1,6-bisphosphatase, giving the protein MHNATEKSVKSRYLDLLAEQFNNKEELATEIINLESILELPKGTEHFVSDLHGEFHSFQHVLRNGSGNVRSKINDIFKDKLSEEEINEFSALVYYPEEKLNLVKNACESKAELNEWYVTTINRLIKLITYASSKYTRTKLRKTLPKNFVFIIEELLYKSNKYNNKQSYYEKLMKQVVELEQSDDIIIGLSFTVQHLVVNHLHVVGDIYDRGPDPDKIMDTLIEYPSVDIQWGNHDVLWIGAYAGSKVCLANLLRICARYDNLDIIEDAYGINLRPLLTLAEKYYDGKNPAFRPKNAEGLTELEREQITKIQQAIAMIQFKLEAPIIKRRPTFEMEDRLVLESIDFDKMEATIYGKTYPLENTCFHTLNPDNPNELLEEEEEVINKLLLSVQQSEKLKRHMTFLMQKGNLYLRYNGNLLIHGCIPVDENGEMESMVIDDVEHHGCDLLDNFEYYVRHAFDHKDQQDDLATDLVWYLWTGKYSSLFGKRAMTTFERYFIKDKASHKEEKNPYYYLREDVDMCKKMLKDFDLDPEQGHIINGHTPVKEIDGEDPIKADGKMIVIDGGFSKAYQSTTGIAGYTLLYNSFGMQLVAHQQFNSKEHVLLNGADELSIRRVVDEELTRKKIRDTNTGQEIQDEINVLKELMHDRFIN; this is encoded by the coding sequence ATGCATAATGCTACAGAGAAAAGTGTGAAGAGCAGGTATCTCGATTTATTAGCAGAACAATTCAACAATAAAGAAGAATTAGCTACTGAGATTATCAATTTAGAGTCAATTCTTGAGCTACCTAAAGGTACAGAACACTTTGTTAGTGACTTACATGGTGAATTCCACTCTTTCCAACACGTATTACGTAACGGTTCAGGTAATGTCCGTTCTAAAATAAATGACATCTTTAAAGATAAACTATCCGAAGAAGAAATTAATGAATTTTCAGCACTTGTATACTATCCAGAGGAAAAGTTAAATCTCGTTAAAAATGCATGTGAATCAAAAGCAGAATTAAATGAATGGTATGTAACGACAATCAATCGTCTTATCAAACTTATTACATATGCATCATCAAAGTATACGCGTACTAAGTTACGCAAAACGTTACCAAAAAACTTCGTCTTTATTATCGAAGAACTTCTTTATAAAAGTAATAAATACAATAATAAACAGTCCTATTATGAAAAGTTAATGAAACAAGTCGTAGAGTTAGAACAATCTGATGACATCATCATCGGCTTATCATTTACTGTACAACATCTCGTGGTCAATCACTTACATGTTGTTGGTGACATTTATGATCGTGGACCAGATCCAGACAAGATTATGGATACACTGATCGAATATCCTTCCGTAGATATCCAATGGGGAAATCACGATGTACTTTGGATTGGTGCCTATGCAGGTTCAAAGGTATGTTTAGCAAACTTATTACGTATTTGTGCTCGCTACGACAATCTAGATATTATAGAAGATGCTTATGGAATTAATTTGAGACCGTTACTTACATTAGCTGAAAAATATTACGACGGTAAAAATCCAGCTTTTCGCCCGAAAAATGCAGAAGGTTTAACAGAACTAGAACGTGAACAAATTACTAAGATTCAACAAGCTATTGCGATGATTCAATTCAAACTTGAAGCACCAATCATTAAACGACGCCCAACGTTTGAAATGGAAGATCGACTTGTACTAGAAAGTATTGATTTTGACAAAATGGAAGCTACAATTTATGGGAAAACATATCCTTTAGAAAATACTTGTTTCCACACGTTAAACCCAGATAACCCTAATGAATTATTAGAGGAAGAAGAAGAGGTTATCAATAAACTTTTACTTTCTGTGCAACAATCAGAAAAGTTAAAACGTCATATGACGTTCTTAATGCAAAAGGGTAACCTATATCTACGTTATAATGGTAATTTATTAATTCATGGTTGTATTCCAGTCGATGAAAATGGTGAAATGGAGTCTATGGTTATCGATGATGTTGAGCATCACGGTTGTGATTTATTAGATAACTTTGAATATTATGTAAGACATGCATTCGATCATAAAGATCAACAAGATGATCTTGCAACGGATCTCGTTTGGTACTTATGGACAGGTAAATACTCTTCATTATTCGGTAAACGTGCGATGACAACATTTGAACGTTACTTTATTAAAGACAAAGCATCTCACAAAGAAGAGAAAAATCCATACTACTACTTACGTGAAGACGTTGATATGTGTAAAAAAATGTTAAAAGACTTTGATTTAGATCCAGAACAAGGTCATATTATTAACGGTCATACACCTGTTAAAGAAATAGACGGGGAAGATCCTATTAAAGCTGATGGTAAAATGATCGTCATTGATGGTGGATTTTCAAAAGCATATCAATCAACAACAGGTATTGCTGGATATACATTATTATACAATTCATTTGGTATGCAGCTCGTTGCCCACCAACAATTCAATAGTAAAGAGCATGTCTTATTGAATGGTGCAGATGAACTTTCAATAAGACGTGTAGTTGATGAAGAACTTACACGTAAAAAAATTAGAGACACGAACACTGGACAAGAAATTCAAGATGAAATCAACGTATTAAAAGAACTTATGCATGATCGTTTCATCAATTAA
- a CDS encoding cation:proton antiporter, producing MSLLKLPLILVIVIFLALGIFSQWLATRIKWPSIVVMAIIGLLVGPILGLINPQESLGHSVFSPLVSLAVAIILFEGSSTLDFRELKGISKAVIRIITIGAGLAWILGAVALYLIFGFPIEISLVLGGLFLITGPTVIQPLLKQAKVHKNVDSILRWESIILDPIGPMLALGAFYLFEIVEQGFELQIIVSFIVRLVIAIAIGFVASFIFMWFIKRDHIPQNLMPPIQLIFILLIFAICDEFLPESGLLAVTIFGLMMARMKRHDLIFKESDHFIENTSTIMISTVFILITSSLSLDVLKNVVSWQLFLFCFVMIVLVRPLSIILSTINTEISTRERAMVSMMAPRGIVVLTVAQFFGGLFVQKGMPMAQYITPVTFGLVFVTVVIYGFTFVPLSKVMKLSSNEPPGVILVGESMFSYHLGSKLREHNIPVMTFNLFDNKKDRAKEMDLEVFEGNLLSSNDRIYSDLTRYNKCLLMTQSFVFNSLAFNELVPEFGLKNVQMMPVSFTDEHARSNLDGPIRNHILFDWNFTSHWFNRFVAENNILEIPVKEKSQLTAHDMVLYHISENKVVTFKKMNNDVLNKEEGTIGYLKDAYLHRNI from the coding sequence GTGTCATTACTAAAATTACCACTTATCCTGGTTATTGTTATATTTTTAGCTTTAGGTATATTTAGTCAGTGGCTAGCAACAAGAATCAAATGGCCATCGATTGTTGTTATGGCGATCATAGGTCTATTAGTTGGACCTATTTTAGGATTAATAAATCCACAAGAAAGTTTAGGGCACTCTGTTTTTAGTCCACTCGTATCGTTAGCAGTGGCAATCATTTTATTTGAAGGTAGTAGTACGCTAGACTTTAGAGAGCTTAAAGGCATTTCGAAAGCTGTCATAAGAATTATTACGATTGGTGCGGGGTTAGCTTGGATACTAGGTGCCGTTGCCCTGTATTTAATTTTTGGATTTCCAATCGAAATTTCGTTAGTACTAGGCGGGCTGTTCTTAATCACTGGGCCTACCGTCATACAGCCGTTGTTGAAACAAGCGAAAGTACATAAAAATGTAGATTCGATATTAAGATGGGAAAGTATTATCCTTGATCCAATTGGGCCTATGTTAGCTTTAGGGGCTTTTTACTTATTTGAAATCGTTGAACAAGGCTTTGAATTACAAATTATTGTAAGTTTCATTGTTCGATTGGTTATTGCAATTGCGATTGGTTTTGTCGCATCATTTATCTTTATGTGGTTTATTAAACGTGATCACATACCGCAAAACTTAATGCCACCAATTCAGTTAATATTTATATTACTTATTTTTGCAATTTGTGATGAATTTTTACCAGAATCAGGTTTATTAGCGGTTACAATATTCGGTTTAATGATGGCACGAATGAAACGTCACGATTTAATATTTAAAGAATCTGACCATTTCATTGAAAATACATCGACGATTATGATTTCAACGGTCTTTATATTAATTACATCGTCACTTTCATTAGATGTGTTGAAAAATGTTGTAAGTTGGCAATTATTTTTATTCTGTTTCGTCATGATTGTATTAGTTCGACCACTTTCGATCATTCTGTCTACAATAAATACAGAAATTTCAACACGAGAGCGCGCGATGGTCTCTATGATGGCGCCGAGAGGTATTGTAGTTCTAACTGTCGCACAATTTTTCGGTGGTTTATTTGTCCAAAAAGGTATGCCAATGGCGCAATATATTACACCAGTGACTTTTGGATTAGTATTTGTGACAGTGGTGATTTACGGCTTCACATTTGTACCATTGAGTAAAGTCATGAAGTTATCTAGTAATGAACCGCCTGGTGTTATACTCGTTGGTGAGAGTATGTTTTCTTATCATTTAGGTTCTAAATTAAGAGAACATAATATACCAGTTATGACGTTCAATTTATTTGATAATAAGAAAGATAGAGCAAAAGAAATGGATTTAGAAGTGTTTGAAGGAAACTTATTATCGAGTAATGATCGGATTTATTCAGATCTTACACGTTACAATAAATGTCTGTTAATGACACAGTCATTTGTATTTAACAGTTTGGCGTTTAATGAGTTGGTTCCTGAGTTTGGATTGAAAAATGTGCAAATGATGCCAGTTTCATTTACGGACGAACATGCGCGTAGTAATCTTGACGGACCGATAAGAAATCACATTTTATTTGATTGGAATTTCACTTCACATTGGTTTAATCGATTTGTTGCTGAAAATAATATTTTGGAAATTCCAGTTAAAGAAAAATCACAACTCACAGCTCATGATATGGTGTTATATCATATTAGTGAAAATAAGGTTGTAACATTTAAGAAAATGAACAACGATGTGCTTAATAAAGAAGAGGGTACGATAGGTTATTTAAAAGATGCGTACTTGCATCGCAATATTTAA
- a CDS encoding anion permease produces the protein MNKDINYKKFIVPIVVGIILWLLTPIRPAGLDVTAWHMFAIFVATIIGCITQPLPIGAVAMIGFSLTVLTGTVKTDTAMAGFGNSSIWLIAMAFFISRGFVKTGLGRRIALQFVKLFGKKTLGLGYALLGVDLILAPATPSNTARAGGIMFPIINALSRSFGSKPEDGTERKMGAFLIFTEFQGNMITAAMFLTAMAGNPLAQSLAKDQGVNITWMNWFLVALVPGIISLILVPFIIYKIYPPEIKSTPNAKSWAQGELDEMGKMHKNEKFMIGIFLIALILWILGSVIHIDATLTAFIALSLLLITGVLTWNDVLKETGAWNTLIWFSILVMMANQLNKLGFIPWLSKAISSNLGGLSWPLVLIILVLFYFYSHYLFASSTAHVSAMYSALIGVAIATGAPPLYSALMLGFFGNLMASTTHYSSGPAPILYSAGYVSQNRWWTMNAILAIFYLIVWFGIGSLWMKLIGLM, from the coding sequence ATGAATAAAGATATTAATTATAAGAAGTTTATCGTTCCTATTGTTGTGGGCATTATCCTCTGGCTATTAACCCCTATTAGACCAGCAGGATTAGACGTTACAGCTTGGCATATGTTCGCAATCTTTGTTGCTACGATTATCGGTTGTATTACCCAACCACTACCAATTGGCGCAGTCGCAATGATTGGTTTCTCACTGACTGTACTTACAGGAACAGTCAAAACAGACACAGCTATGGCTGGTTTTGGTAACAGTAGTATTTGGTTAATTGCAATGGCCTTTTTCATATCACGTGGATTTGTGAAAACAGGCTTAGGTAGACGTATTGCATTACAATTCGTAAAGTTATTCGGTAAGAAAACATTAGGCTTAGGTTATGCATTACTCGGCGTTGATTTAATATTAGCTCCTGCCACACCAAGTAATACAGCGCGTGCTGGTGGTATCATGTTCCCTATTATCAATGCACTTTCTCGTTCATTTGGTTCTAAACCGGAAGATGGTACAGAGCGTAAAATGGGTGCATTCCTAATCTTTACAGAATTCCAAGGTAATATGATTACAGCTGCGATGTTCTTAACAGCGATGGCAGGTAACCCATTAGCCCAGTCCCTTGCTAAAGATCAAGGCGTTAATATTACTTGGATGAACTGGTTCTTAGTCGCGCTCGTTCCAGGTATCATCTCATTAATTTTGGTACCTTTCATCATCTATAAGATTTATCCACCAGAAATCAAATCTACACCTAATGCGAAATCATGGGCACAAGGTGAATTAGATGAAATGGGTAAAATGCATAAAAATGAAAAATTCATGATTGGAATCTTTTTAATTGCATTAATCCTTTGGATACTAGGTAGTGTCATTCACATTGACGCAACGCTTACTGCCTTTATCGCTTTATCGTTATTACTTATCACAGGCGTTTTAACTTGGAATGATGTCCTTAAAGAAACAGGTGCTTGGAACACATTAATTTGGTTCTCTATTCTTGTAATGATGGCTAACCAACTTAACAAGTTAGGATTTATCCCTTGGTTAAGTAAAGCTATTTCAAGTAACTTAGGTGGATTAAGTTGGCCATTAGTATTGATTATACTTGTACTATTCTACTTCTATTCACACTATTTATTCGCAAGTTCAACTGCTCACGTAAGTGCGATGTATTCCGCATTAATTGGTGTTGCAATTGCTACAGGCGCACCTCCTTTATACAGTGCATTGATGCTCGGTTTCTTTGGTAACTTAATGGCATCAACAACACATTATAGTAGTGGTCCTGCACCAATACTTTATTCTGCAGGCTACGTTTCACAAAATCGCTGGTGGACAATGAATGCAATACTAGCCATATTCTATTTAATCGTATGGTTCGGTATCGGTTCACTATGGATGAAACTTATCGGACTTATGTAA
- the isaB gene encoding immunodominant staphylococcal antigen IsaB family protein → MKKIVKPLLASGICVATVFGVNFAQSGHSHEVVQASEIPYYQFNGYTGNQSSFILDNAFVNAVRSGHVTFNNTSVDNEHSANQGKEVTYAYDQKFYKVSGNVASSVEFPIAEGQVTVDDLIDHYGEDYRYQPAHTDAADESDDGMYSFNFDKHNITFTVYHNHVIKVTIG, encoded by the coding sequence ATGAAAAAAATTGTTAAACCGTTACTTGCAAGTGGAATTTGTGTCGCAACTGTCTTTGGTGTCAATTTTGCTCAATCAGGTCACTCTCATGAAGTCGTACAAGCATCTGAAATCCCTTATTATCAATTCAATGGCTACACTGGTAATCAATCAAGCTTTATCTTAGATAATGCTTTCGTCAATGCAGTAAGATCAGGTCATGTTACTTTTAATAATACAAGTGTTGATAATGAACATAGTGCTAACCAAGGTAAAGAAGTTACTTATGCATACGATCAAAAGTTTTATAAAGTTTCAGGAAATGTTGCATCAAGTGTAGAGTTTCCAATAGCTGAAGGTCAAGTAACAGTCGATGATCTTATAGATCACTACGGAGAAGACTATAGATATCAACCAGCGCATACTGATGCAGCTGATGAATCAGATGATGGTATGTATAGTTTTAACTTTGATAAACATAATATTACGTTTACTGTTTATCATAACCATGTAATCAAAGTTACTATTGGATAA
- a CDS encoding VraH family peptide resistance protein: MSLKEMYEELINKQWERDELLMVGVYCLIGSFLLTPIFGIPGGIIAYFAFEDEAFKEKMKRRKQQHKDIN, translated from the coding sequence TTGTCTTTAAAAGAAATGTACGAAGAACTCATTAACAAACAATGGGAAAGAGACGAATTATTGATGGTAGGTGTATATTGCCTCATAGGTAGTTTTTTATTAACACCTATTTTCGGAATTCCAGGTGGCATCATTGCTTATTTTGCATTTGAAGATGAAGCATTTAAGGAAAAAATGAAACGTCGCAAGCAACAACATAAAGATATAAATTGA
- a CDS encoding MarR family winged helix-turn-helix transcriptional regulator — protein MDRTKNALNTFVGIHRTADYLEQIVKNDVKRYGLNITEFAVMELLFHKGDQPIQRIGKKVLIASSSITYVVDKLEKKGYVKRLRLEKDRRVIYASLTDEGHELMASVFPHHAETLDNAFSVLTDEELLNLQNALKKLSRYTKTNKCS, from the coding sequence TTGGATCGAACAAAAAATGCTTTGAATACATTTGTAGGTATTCATAGAACCGCGGATTATCTTGAACAAATTGTAAAAAATGATGTCAAAAGGTATGGTTTAAATATTACAGAATTTGCAGTTATGGAATTACTCTTTCATAAAGGGGATCAACCAATTCAACGAATAGGGAAGAAAGTTTTGATAGCTAGTAGTAGTATCACGTATGTAGTTGATAAACTAGAGAAAAAAGGATACGTAAAAAGGTTACGTCTTGAAAAGGATAGACGTGTTATTTATGCCTCGCTAACCGATGAAGGTCATGAACTTATGGCTTCAGTATTTCCGCATCACGCTGAAACATTAGATAATGCATTTTCAGTACTTACTGATGAAGAACTCCTCAACCTCCAGAATGCCTTAAAAAAGTTATCAAGATATACGAAAACAAATAAATGCAGTTGA
- the aldA gene encoding aldehyde dehydrogenase encodes MNKLFINNEFIESKSTDSIDVINPATGETIDTVTFASEEEVNEAVEKSKQAQLEWEKVPQPKRADHAKLLIPLLEQNKDALADLYVKEQGKTLASAKGEIEKSIHFIDYMTSLSMSNKGEVLQNSRENETILLTKKPIGVTAGIVPWNAPILVLMRKVIPAIVTGCSVVIKPSEATSLITLKIAELIRESTIPAGLVQIVPGKGETVGTQLAQHPDIQLISLTGSMRTGKSVYSESASNVKKVNLELGGNAPVLVTENANIEKAADYIVTARINNAGQVCTCPERIFVHQSVHDEFIKALKDKMEQLTVGDPYDEATDYGAIINEAQLQSIDDKVQSAIHNGANCVTGGHIIDRPGYFYAPTILDNVKPSDLAFKEEIFGPVLPVVTYTDYDEAITQANDTNAGLSSYVFSENLKDVMTASEQLKFGEVYANCEAEEVVNGFHSGWRESGLGGADGIHGLEEYYNTTVSYIRYD; translated from the coding sequence ATGAACAAACTATTTATAAACAATGAATTTATCGAAAGTAAATCAACAGACTCAATAGATGTGATTAACCCTGCTACAGGAGAAACAATAGATACAGTTACTTTTGCATCTGAAGAAGAAGTTAACGAAGCAGTAGAAAAATCTAAGCAAGCACAACTTGAATGGGAAAAAGTCCCTCAACCAAAACGAGCAGATCATGCTAAATTACTCATCCCATTACTAGAACAAAATAAAGACGCATTAGCTGATTTATATGTGAAAGAACAAGGTAAAACGTTAGCTTCTGCAAAAGGTGAAATTGAAAAATCTATTCATTTTATCGATTATATGACAAGTCTCAGTATGTCAAATAAAGGCGAAGTTCTACAAAATAGTCGGGAAAATGAAACGATATTATTAACGAAAAAGCCCATCGGTGTTACTGCCGGTATCGTTCCTTGGAATGCACCTATTTTAGTATTGATGAGAAAGGTCATCCCTGCTATTGTGACAGGTTGTTCAGTAGTCATCAAACCAAGTGAAGCAACTTCTCTCATAACTTTAAAAATTGCCGAACTGATTCGCGAATCAACTATACCAGCAGGTCTTGTTCAAATCGTTCCAGGTAAAGGTGAAACTGTCGGTACACAACTTGCACAGCACCCTGACATTCAATTAATTTCACTAACTGGAAGTATGCGTACTGGTAAATCCGTTTACTCAGAAAGCGCCTCAAATGTTAAAAAGGTAAATTTAGAACTTGGCGGTAATGCACCTGTACTTGTTACTGAAAATGCGAATATAGAAAAAGCTGCAGACTATATTGTTACTGCACGTATTAATAATGCCGGACAAGTATGTACGTGCCCTGAACGTATCTTCGTTCACCAATCAGTACATGATGAATTTATCAAAGCCTTAAAAGATAAGATGGAACAGTTAACAGTTGGCGATCCATACGATGAAGCTACAGATTATGGTGCAATTATTAATGAAGCTCAGTTACAAAGTATCGATGACAAAGTCCAATCAGCTATCCACAATGGAGCAAACTGTGTAACAGGTGGTCACATTATCGATCGTCCTGGTTATTTCTATGCACCTACAATTTTAGACAACGTTAAACCATCCGATTTAGCCTTCAAAGAAGAAATCTTTGGCCCAGTATTACCAGTCGTAACATACACGGATTACGATGAAGCCATTACACAAGCGAACGACACAAATGCTGGCCTCTCATCATATGTATTCTCAGAAAACTTAAAAGATGTAATGACTGCCTCTGAACAACTAAAGTTCGGTGAAGTTTATGCTAACTGCGAAGCTGAAGAAGTAGTGAACGGATTTCACTCAGGTTGGAGAGAATCTGGACTTGGTGGCGCCGATGGAATTCATGGTTTAGAAGAGTATTACAATACAACAGTCTCATATATTAGATATGATTAA
- a CDS encoding metal ABC transporter solute-binding protein, Zn/Mn family, translated as MKKSLVIILISMLIVVLSGCSQSNHSEHKQVSESNKLNIYTTAFAFQSFAQQIGGKYVKAESIYPPGADAHSFEPTQKEMINIAKSDLFIYSDEEMDPVAKKIAQSIKDDNLKLPVVQGIDHHDLISSHEHEHHHDDHGGHHEGESHDPHVWLDPVLDKKLAYNIKQDLIRKDPKHKKYYNHNYQNLKQDLTQIDEQLKAVTKNPKRDTVVISHDSIGYLAHRYHFKQQGVSGINNEEPTQQNLVKIVHSIKDSKQPYVLYEQNISSKVTNVIEKESDTQPLDFHNMAMLTKAQKNDKNITFQSLMKKNIHSLDKALNQ; from the coding sequence TTGAAGAAAAGTTTAGTAATCATTTTAATAAGCATGCTTATCGTCGTACTAAGTGGTTGTAGTCAATCTAATCATTCAGAGCATAAGCAGGTCTCAGAAAGTAATAAATTAAATATCTACACGACCGCATTTGCATTTCAAAGCTTTGCTCAACAAATTGGTGGGAAGTATGTGAAAGCCGAATCGATATATCCCCCCGGTGCAGATGCACATTCGTTTGAACCAACTCAAAAAGAAATGATAAATATTGCTAAAAGTGATTTATTTATTTATTCAGACGAAGAGATGGACCCTGTGGCAAAGAAAATTGCACAATCCATCAAGGATGATAATTTGAAATTACCAGTAGTTCAGGGGATAGATCATCATGACCTTATTTCAAGTCATGAGCATGAGCATCACCATGATGACCATGGAGGCCATCATGAAGGCGAAAGTCATGATCCACATGTTTGGTTAGACCCTGTATTAGATAAGAAGCTAGCTTATAATATTAAACAAGATTTAATTCGAAAAGATCCCAAACATAAAAAATATTACAATCATAATTATCAAAATTTAAAACAAGATTTAACACAAATCGATGAACAGTTGAAAGCAGTAACGAAAAATCCAAAAAGAGATACGGTCGTGATTTCTCATGATTCTATCGGTTATCTAGCACATCGTTATCACTTTAAACAACAAGGTGTTAGTGGCATAAATAATGAAGAACCGACACAACAAAATTTAGTCAAAATAGTTCATAGTATTAAAGATTCAAAACAACCATATGTGCTTTACGAACAAAACATTTCATCTAAAGTTACGAACGTCATTGAAAAAGAATCAGATACACAACCATTAGATTTTCATAATATGGCTATGCTAACTAAAGCACAAAAGAATGATAAAAACATTACGTTCCAATCACTTATGAAAAAGAATATCCACTCTTTAGATAAGGCACTTAATCAATAA
- a CDS encoding GNAT family N-acetyltransferase has translation MAKIVKGSNKFYIGDNEENPKAQITFEKEDDNLINIDHTGVPEEMGGQGIGSKLVQTVVDYARENDLKVTATCPFAKKVMEKSDDYQDVYQQHD, from the coding sequence ATGGCTAAAATCGTAAAAGGATCAAATAAATTTTATATTGGTGATAACGAAGAGAATCCAAAAGCACAAATTACTTTCGAAAAAGAAGATGATAATCTTATTAATATCGACCATACAGGCGTGCCTGAAGAAATGGGAGGCCAAGGTATTGGGTCTAAACTTGTACAAACAGTCGTTGATTATGCACGTGAAAACGACTTAAAAGTTACTGCAACTTGCCCATTTGCTAAGAAAGTAATGGAAAAAAGTGATGATTACCAAGATGTTTATCAACAACATGACTAA